The following are encoded in a window of Corythoichthys intestinalis isolate RoL2023-P3 chromosome 8, ASM3026506v1, whole genome shotgun sequence genomic DNA:
- the LOC130920742 gene encoding myeloid-associated differentiation marker-like protein 2 — MDSPGGPYLNMKALLSPLGAARFCQLAMGCSVIAMVIHSAGYSGSHGIFCMAVWCFCFAMSVVVFFLDATRLYSCLPISWDNLTVTCAAFATLVYVTASVVYPLFFVRAECPYAGCDVRNFRIAVTVCSILGTLAYGAEVALCRARPGQAVVGYMATVSGLLKVVQGFVACIIFGALANGSQYTLYAATIYCVVVYGFCFTLTALVVIMTVCGRTKTVRCMPFDRFVVVCTLLEVLLYLSASVVWPVFCFDTKYGSPWRPYSCPQGKCPWDSKVVVAVFSFVNFVLYMADLIYSQRIRFVSSHLSNTPRRP; from the exons ATGGATTCACCAGGTGGCCCATATCTGAACATGAAGGCACTCCTCTCACCTCTGGGCGCTGCCCGCTTTTGCCAGCTAGCAATGGGTTGTTCCGTCATCGCCATGGTGATCCACAGTGCGGGCTATAGCGGTTCGCATGGGATCTTCTGCATGGCCGTGTGGTGCTTCTGCTTTGCCATGTCGGTGGTGGTCTTCTTCTTGGATGCCACTCGTCTCTATAGCTGCCTGCCCATATCCTGGGACAACCTCACCGTCACGTGTGCTGCCTTTGCCACGCTTGT GTATGTGACAGCCTCCGTGGTCTACCCACTCTTCTTCGTCCGAGCAGAGTGTCCCTACGCCGGCTGTGACGTCCGAAATTTTCGCATCGCTGTCACCGTTTGCTCCATCCTGGGGACTCTGGCCTACGGGGCCGAAGTGGCCCTGTGCCGAGCCAGACCGGGCCAAGCCGTAGTGGGCTACATGGCCACGGTCTCCGGTCTTCTCAAAGTGGTCCAAGGCTTTGTGGCCTGCATTATCTTTGGCGCTCTGGCAAACGGGAGCCAGTATACCCTCTACGCTGCCACCATCTACTGCGTGGTAGTCTACGGTTTCTGCTTTACTCTGACTGCACTGGTGGTCATTATGACTGTGTGCGGGCGCACCAAGACCGTGCGCTGCATGCCCTTTGATCGCTTTGTGGTGGTGTGTACACTGCTGGAGGTGCTGCTCTACCTGAGCGCTTCAGTGGTGTGGCCTGTGTTCTGCTTTGACACCAAATACGGATCACCTTGGCGACCGTACTCGTGTCCTCAAGGGAAGTGTCCGTGGGACAGCAAAGTCGTGGTGGCAGTTTTCTCCTTTGTCAACTTTGTGCTTTATATGGCGGACCTTATCTACTCCCAAAGGATACGATTTGTCTCTTCTCATCTGTCTAACACCCCACGGCGGCCGTAA